One genomic window of Quercus lobata isolate SW786 chromosome 9, ValleyOak3.0 Primary Assembly, whole genome shotgun sequence includes the following:
- the LOC115959384 gene encoding uncharacterized protein LOC115959384 isoform X1 — MAANPKPVEASMPKTHLTPMSQSAPKPQPQGPPSVPTRPMRPILPKTNKRKLIDTTFSNPNSSNFKIRALTQQLRPHFIEVLHTPDFRNCKAADEVRKRMRLLLDLYKQMTVEMGYPRKFVPHCQVFSCGNMPGKGNQKGKRPKPLQAQHFMNSAENKPTTIPFSSEKTNSGHLKGSYILGYSDFGKNFITYLGSKPVYYGVTKESHRSRYKKR, encoded by the exons ATGGCAGCAAATCCAAAACCTGTTGAAGCCTCAATGCCAAAGACCCATTTGACACCAATGTCACAAAGCGCaccaaaaccacaaccacaaggCCCACCTTCGGTACCCACTCGTCCTATGCGTCCCATTCTTCCCAAGACCAACAAAAGAAAGCTCATTGATACCACCTTCTCTAACCCCAACTCCTCCAACTTCAAAATCCGCGCTCTTACTCAACAACTTCGCCCCCATTTCATCGAG GTTCTCCACACCCCAGACTTTCGGAACTGCAAGGCAGCCGATGAAGTTCGAAAAC GTATGAGGCTTCTTTTGGATCTATACAAACAGATGACTGTGGAGATGGGATATCCAAGGAAGTTTGTACCCCATTGCCAGGTTTTTTCCTGTGGAAACATGCCTGGAAAGGGAAAtcaaaagggaaagcgaccaaagcCACTTCAAGCTCAGCATTTCATGAACTCAGCAGAAAATAAGCCTACAACCATTCCTTTCAGCTCAGAGAAAACCAATAGCGGCCATCTCAAGGGAAGCTATATCTTGGGCTATTCAGATTTTGGTAAGAACTTCATCACATATTTGGGTAGTAAACCTGTTTATTACGGGGTGACAAAGGAGTCCCATCGCAGTAGGTACAAGAAGCGGTAA
- the LOC115959384 gene encoding uncharacterized protein LOC115959384 isoform X2, which translates to MAANPKPVEASMPKTHLTPMSQSAPKPQPQGPPSVPTRPMRPILPKTNKRKLIDTTFSNPNSSNFKIRALTQQLRPHFIEVLHTPDFRNCKAADEVRKRFDLKSLVQQETLPIELIKTPLHIQIVLKYLHEYEILDYLGKIFICFGLTCYGLNHLMLSQLAFGSCSLGWTCSHFSQGFRAH; encoded by the exons ATGGCAGCAAATCCAAAACCTGTTGAAGCCTCAATGCCAAAGACCCATTTGACACCAATGTCACAAAGCGCaccaaaaccacaaccacaaggCCCACCTTCGGTACCCACTCGTCCTATGCGTCCCATTCTTCCCAAGACCAACAAAAGAAAGCTCATTGATACCACCTTCTCTAACCCCAACTCCTCCAACTTCAAAATCCGCGCTCTTACTCAACAACTTCGCCCCCATTTCATCGAG GTTCTCCACACCCCAGACTTTCGGAACTGCAAGGCAGCCGATGAAGTTCGAAAAC GATTCGATCTCAAATCCCTCGTTCAacaagagactttaccaattgagctaattaaAACCCCACTTCATATACAAATTGTACTTAAGTATTTGCATGAATATGAAATATTAGATTACCttgggaaaatttttatttgttttggactAACATGCTATGGCCTCAATCACCTGATGCTTTCTCAATTAGCTTTTGGGTCGTGCTCCCTAGGTTGGACATGCTCTCACTTTAGTCAAGGATTTAGAGCTCATTGA